GACGCCAGCTCCAGACGGCGCTGGCGCTGATCGAGCGCGACCTTGCCGTCTGTTGGCAGCGCTTTCCCGAGTTCGTCGTGCGCACCACGATGCAGCCGTTCCTCTTCGCCTTCGTCTTCGCGTACGTCTTCCCTCGCATTGGCCAGGGGATCGGCGGCACGCGCAACGGCGGCCAGTTCGCCACCGTGCTGCTGCCGGGGCTGATGGCGAGCACGCTGATCTTCCAGGGCATCTTCAACAACGCGCTGCCGCTGGTACAGGAGTTCATCAGCCGCGAGATCGAAGACCGGGCGATGTCGCCCACGCCGGTCGCCGTCGTCGCGGTGTGCAAGATCATCAGCGGCGCGCTGCAGGGCGCGCTCTCCGGTCTGTTGGTAATCCCGATCGTCTGGATCGCCTCGGGCCGCGGCGCCACCGTGGACTGGGGCCACCCGCTCTTGCTGATCACGATGGTGCCGGTGGGCGCGCTCGCCGGCGCCTCGATGGGGCTGCTGCTCGGTACGATCGTCGAGCCGCGGCAGATCAACCTCGTCTTCTCGCTGCTGGTGCTGCCGCTCACGCTGCTCGGCTGTGTTTACTACCCGTGGACCACGCTCTCCTCGCTGAAGTGGCTGCAGATCGCCGTGCTGCTCAACCCCGTGGTCTATCTCAGTGAAGGGCTGCGCGCGGCGCTGATTCCGGGCGTGTCGCACATGTCGCTGTGGGCGGTGTACGGGCTGCTCGTCGGCGCGCTTGTGATCATGACCTACTTCGGCATCGTCTACTTCAAGAAGCGGGTGATCACGTAGCGGCGGCGCCCGGCGGCTCGATCTCGCGGCCGTTGACGATGCAGGTGCTGCTGAGCGGGACCGGCGTCTGGACCAGTTGTTCGGCGTAGCAGCCCTGCTGCGCCAGGCGGATCAGGTGCACGATGGCCGCTTCGGGTTCGGGCGAATCGATCTCCAGGCGCGTGCGGCAGGCGGTTGCTCCCGCCTCGACCGTTCCCGCGAGCACCGAACCGCCGTTGAACCAGTCGAACTCAACGTGACAATCCGCGCGCGTGACGGTGAACTTCAGCATCGACGCGAACCGCGCCACCTGCGTCAGCAGTCAGAACCCCGTCGCGGCGGCAAGATACGTGAGCGGGGCCGGGTAGGCGTCTTCGCCGCCGAGGCGCGGCGGCTCGTCGGAGAAGAAGCTGAATTTGCCCGCGTCGGCCCGCTTGAGCTGACCGCGGATCGTCGTCACGTCCACGGCCATCGTGAAGCTACGGCGTGGCGGATCGTCGTGCGGGCCGGCCGCCGCGCCGCTTCCGCCGCCGGATGATGCCTCGGCCATCTGCGTTGCCTCCTGCGGGTTGTCCCAACCTCGCGTCCTACGCCGAAGCCAGCGCATAGAGCAGGTCGGCGTAGGCCATCTCCATCTCCGCAAGCCCGGCGATACTGGAGCCGGCGGCGGGTTCCAGCACGAGATATTCGTTCGGCGCGTGGGCGCCGGAGCCGTGGCCCAGGCCGCCCATCACCGTCGGCAGGCCGAGCGTATCCGTAAAGACGTAGTACGGCGCGCTGCCGGCGAGCCGCGGCTGCACCAGCGGCGTCTTGCCGTACTTGTTGTAGACGCCGATCGCCGCCTGCACCAGCGACGACGTGACTGAGCTTTGCGCCGGCGGGTAGCCGCTCAGCTCGCGAATCTGAATATCCGAGAAGCCGTTGCGGTCCAGATGCTCGCGCACCAGCCGCAGCGCCTCCTCGGGCTTCTGGTTCGGCACGAGGCGGCTGTCGACTTTGGCCGTGGCCTTGTGCGGCAGGATCGTCTTTGTCCCTTCGCCCGTGTAGCCGGCCCAGATGCCGTCGATGTTCAGCGTGGGCCGGCAGAGGTAGCGCAGCAGCGCCTCCTCGCCGCTGATGCCGTCGACCCAGCGCTCGACGCCCATCACCCGCTTGATGCTCTCTTCGTCCCAGCCGGCCAGCATGCCGCGCAGCAGACTGCGCTCCTCGTCGCTCGGTGGGCGTACCGCATCGGTATAGCCCTGCACCGCGATCGTGTTGCCGTCGGCGCTGGTGAGCGTCGCCAGCGCCTGCACCAGCCGCCAGACCGGCGAATCGACGATCGCCTTAAACGAGCCGTGAATCTCGGCGCGAGTCGGGCCGCCGGCGGCGCTGCCGATCGCCTCCAGCTCCCAGTAGGCGATGCCCTTAACGCCCAGCGGCAGTGTCGTTTCGCCCTGCGGATTCTGCGACGGGAAGGGGAAGAAGGCGCCGAGCGCCGTTCGCAGCCGCTCGGCGTACGCCGCGACGACCTGCGGATAGTGCGGCGAGCCGAGCTCCTCCTCGCCCTCGGCCGCGACGAAGAGATTGACCGGCAGCGTGCCCTCGACCGCGATGATCGAGGCGACGGCGTTGAGGAAGGCCCGCTCCGGCCCCTTCTGGTTGACCGCGCCGCGACCCATCAGCACGCGGCCAAGCTCATGGTCGACGATCTCGGCCGCGAACGGCGGCGATCGCCAGTCGGCCGGCTCGACCGGCTGCACGTCATACATCATG
This DNA window, taken from Dehalococcoidia bacterium, encodes the following:
- a CDS encoding ABC transporter permease, producing MEQAMAQAAPAVPALPVRRQLQTALALIERDLAVCWQRFPEFVVRTTMQPFLFAFVFAYVFPRIGQGIGGTRNGGQFATVLLPGLMASTLIFQGIFNNALPLVQEFISREIEDRAMSPTPVAVVAVCKIISGALQGALSGLLVIPIVWIASGRGATVDWGHPLLLITMVPVGALAGASMGLLLGTIVEPRQINLVFSLLVLPLTLLGCVYYPWTTLSSLKWLQIAVLLNPVVYLSEGLRAALIPGVSHMSLWAVYGLLVGALVIMTYFGIVYFKKRVIT
- a CDS encoding M20/M25/M40 family metallo-hydrolase gives rise to the protein MVQSSQRGVLGDAAPFDARTIPAYAGDHAAVYAHIRAHRAAHTAELQRWLRQPSISAQNVGVLEMAELLRHDLLALGFREAELAPTDGHPGVFGFYDAGAPRTLLVYMMYDVQPVEPADWRSPPFAAEIVDHELGRVLMGRGAVNQKGPERAFLNAVASIIAVEGTLPVNLFVAAEGEEELGSPHYPQVVAAYAERLRTALGAFFPFPSQNPQGETTLPLGVKGIAYWELEAIGSAAGGPTRAEIHGSFKAIVDSPVWRLVQALATLTSADGNTIAVQGYTDAVRPPSDEERSLLRGMLAGWDEESIKRVMGVERWVDGISGEEALLRYLCRPTLNIDGIWAGYTGEGTKTILPHKATAKVDSRLVPNQKPEEALRLVREHLDRNGFSDIQIRELSGYPPAQSSVTSSLVQAAIGVYNKYGKTPLVQPRLAGSAPYYVFTDTLGLPTVMGGLGHGSGAHAPNEYLVLEPAAGSSIAGLAEMEMAYADLLYALASA